One Gossypium arboreum isolate Shixiya-1 chromosome 13, ASM2569848v2, whole genome shotgun sequence genomic window, ACGCACATACAGATAATCGAACGCAAATTTCAACAGCAATGACTATGAGATACGGCATGAAAACCCTTAAGGAATGGTTCGCTGATACAGAGGCAAAGCTCCCAATGCTTCTCGCTCTGCTCTCTCCTTCTTCACCTACAAGATATAAGCAAAAACTATATcatttcaaaacttaatacaacAACTAAAAAGACTATTCGATTCAATACAGCTATTCCTAGAAATCTTTACAGCTTATATACTGGGACATGTCGGCACTGAATCTAGAAATAATCATAAAGATTGTCTGTAGTATGACTAGTAAAACTGAGGCAAAGACCACTAAAAGTGCGTTATAAACAGTGATTCCCTACTCagataaaaacatagaaatataaATTAGGACTATTACTTTATAGATTATGTTTGTCAAAACATACCAAGTAataatacaattatattaaagcaTACTAATTACTACCTCATATAAATTACTGGGTATATTATGTCAAAATTACTCCAATTATCAGTTTTTCTAAAGAACACATGTAGGATACATATTTGACAAATATATGGTTTACTATCTTTTTTAGGCAAACTTAGAATAACTGAGCCAAACATATACTGCACACTGAAATTTCATGAATAGCCAAAGCCAAACAATGCAAAACAAAATCCAAGTCAAGCTATCAACAGAACTTTTAATATACAAGAACTTACAAGAGCAAGCATATCTTGAAGATAGCTCCTAAATGGTGTCTGCATTTTCTGCAAAGGAAAGATAAAATCCAATGAATTAGAATTGATTATGCATTTTCAAGCAAAAAAACTTATAGAATGCTGTTTTTCCTCAATCCCTTTCTTCTTACAAAATGAAAAAAAGTGGCAAGCATATATGGGTCATTATAAACATAATCAAACATAGCAACTAATGTTAACAAAAAAAGTCATAGCTTAATCGTACTAAAATGAATTACAATATATTAGTTCCTAGCTCCGCATAGAGTTTGTTAAATAGCCTTAGTCAGGGGCTGTGCTTTCTATGTAAAAAAGAGTTTTGTTCCGACTTTGCAACTTCCATTCTAATAATTTACAGTAATTTAGGCTTCTATATCCAATGGTATTAACTATAGAATTAGGAAGCAGAAATCAAATTCATACATACCTTATCAAGACTTTTCTCCTTTTATATATGTTAAAAAAATTACAGGTATCAATGACAAAAATTTAAAGGCAATAGGATTTATAATAGGATTCATTCAAGGTTCCAGACATTAAAAAGCTAATTTTTATTCACAATTACAGGAAAAAGAAGGGGTCAATCCTCTAAGATAAAATACTCAAATAAGATTTCTCAAAAAATCTTCactgatttttaaaaaaaaaaagaaaaacctgaaGATCTTCTGGGAGATACTCGTGCTTCATGGAGAGATCCATTGCACGCTTAAGGCGTTGGTTACGAGCATCGACAATCTCACGGGGCAGCCGATTCAACGCCTCCTTGATATCCAAGTCATAGTAAGGATCGTACAGATCGTCGTAACGAAGGCCTAAACACATTACCGAATATGTTTTAACTGAAATTAAGAAACAAAGGAGACGagattagggttagggttttttgggGGAAAACCGTACCGTATTTGCGGAGGCGTGTGGTAAGGGCTTTCATATGCAAAGAAGCTAACCAGCTCTTCTTCGGATCCAAAAGTGATTGCAAAAACGACGACATTTTGGCTGTGCTTTGCCTTCTTCCTCGACCAAGTATCTGAGTTTTTTATTTTCTGGAATTAAGGGTTTGTTCCAGTAAATGTGGCTATAGTATATATCGACCAAGTCACCAAGACTCGCGATATCTCTCTTGTGATATTGAACAATTATTActttttagggtaaattacacctaAGGTCATTAAATTATGGGTAAACTGCATTAGTAGTCACCTAattatgtttttttcttttttgtcattaaattatgaaaagttacaaaacagtcactcaattatgaaattttacaaaatgatcactcaactattcatttttatcttttttgGTCACACAACTATTTGAGATTTTTGGGTATTTCTATTTTTACTTTAGTTTGCATgtgataaaaaataacaaaattgaatagttggaTGACTTGCAACCTTTAATAGTTGAGTAATCTTTACTGTGTTTTCacttaaattattagtaagtttacattttggtcactcaattttaaaaagttacaaaatagtctttGAGCTATTTGagagttttcatttaagtcacttgTACCTCATGTCGgcgtataataataaattttaatagtataaatggataaaaattttaacaaaatgatcaatttgctctttaatcAAATTGACTCATAATGTAGGGGCCTTCATAATACTTTTTACCTACAAAATGATTTAAACTTAAAATCTTAAAAACAAATTGGTTCAATCTTACTCCACACAGCCTAAAATCGACCTGACCCATCTAATTTATGCCTTTGTCTAAACTCTAAAATTTTTGTATTATGAATTATATTGCATTTTTCCTCATTTActaaaaaataggtaaattaatctTTTCATGTTGAATCAAAAAGTAAATTGattattctgttaaaaatttcatcaatttctactttaaaactAGTCCCCATATGTTAGTATGATTTATATGtgacatgccatatataactatttagttattttgttagCCACACCCGTTTATAACAATACAAATGAATGAAAATTCTAATCAAAAGGACTAATTTGCTATTCCAATTAATGTATAAACTTATTTGTTAGGGGCAAAATATAATTTGATTACTAGTAGAGGTGCCTGGATGGTATTTTTAACGctaaaattcatattttaatttagcTCTAACCTTATGTAGCCCATGGTTTCGTTTTAGCAGTAGTGGAAGTTTAATCTTCAGTCGACCGATTCCAAATGAGAGGAAGCATTGGCAGGACCTTCTCTAACCCTACCAATCACTACCTTACATCTCTTACCAAACGCACCTCTTTTCTCTTCCAATCCTCCTCCCCTTTCTCCGCTTCCTCCAGCTCCGGTGACGGCCGAGGCCGTGGCCGCGGCCGTGAGGGCGTCTCCCCTTCTGGTACGTTCGGTGGTTTCACTCCAGCCCTTGGAAAACCTGATTCAGAGGACACGAAGCGTGACTCGGCTGAATCACAAGCTGTCGGATCAGGCCATGGCCGTGGAAGAGGAATACCCTTATCGTCTGAACCAATTATcccttctttctcttcttttgttTCCCAAAATGGGTCTGGTCGAGGCCGAGTCACCAATGAGTCAGTTCGGCCGACACCTCCGCCTCCGCCTCCGCCTCCGCTTCCTCCGAGGGAAGCAAAGCAGCCGATCTTTGTTATGAAGCAGGATGAGATTGAAACTGATTTGTCTGCCAAGCTACCTGCTGAGTCGGTTCAGTCGAGTGAGCGAACTTTTTCACCTAGGACACCCTCAGTCGCGTCATTATCGGGTGCTGGGCGGGGCAAGCCCGTGAAACAACCAGGGCCTGTCTTGCAGACGAAGGAAGAAAATAGGCATATCAGGCtgaagcagcagcagcagcagcagcaacaaCAACAGCCTCCTTCGCCCCGGTTGAGTAAGGAAGAAGCAGTAAAGAAAGCAATGGGCATTCTTTCAAGGAAAAGCGAAAGTGATGAAAGGGAGGATATGGGAAGGAGTGGAGGTAGAGGAAGAGGTAGGGGTAGAGGTAGAGGTGCGCGAATGGGTAGGGGAAGAGGAAGAAGGGAGCGAGAAGACACAGGGGAAGAGGAGGAAGCTGATAAAGAGCTTAGAGATGAACTTTACTTAGGGAACAATGCGGATGGGGAGAGGTTGGCCGAAACTATTGGAGCTGACAGTATGAATAAGTTGGTTGAAGGGTTTGAAGAGATTAGCAGTAGAGTTTTGCCTTCTCCTATGGATGATGCTTACTTGGAAGCTTTGCATACCAACTTTATGGTGAGTAGTTCaccttttaaaattttgttccatgattattatcattattattttcaatCATTAGGATTAGATAttaaattgttttcttttttctatGTATGCTATCAGCTGAAAGAGAATTGGCCTGGTGACACATATATTATAGACTAAATTTTCTTGTAAGTTGTGTAGAATTGGACTCAGGGAATGttttaagtatattttattttagataaATTGCAGAGAATTCCTATCTGAAAATAGAGTCACTGTGTAGCAGAATAATATTAAGGGTGGAGAATCTGATTTCCTGTATGGTAAAGGAGGGGGTTGGCTAGTGTGGGCAAATCTTTCCCTTACTCGTTGTTATGGGAAGGGATGGGATTAACAATTTAATATGGGGGTGGGGACTAGGGATGGGAGTGCTTTTCTTGCTTCATAGTCTGCTTTAATGGCATACTTAGTCAAAGCTGGTGATTGCTAGATTAGAATTAGAGTTAGTCCTATGTTCACAGTTATCACCATGTCTAATACCTTGTATAAGGTCTCAATGTTAATTTGGAAGTTCATTTACTCGTGTTTGTGCTTTTATTTTAAATACGAAGGTAACTTTAGTTTGCAACCGAGAGTATGATAAATGATGTAAAGTATAACTTGATTGAAAAACGAGGATTAATTTGTATGTATGATGTTAAGGATTCGAATTCTGTCCCATGAATCTTAATTGTTTTACGATAGAAAATGTATAAATGAAAAACCTGGGTTGGGACAGAGTTCTAACTGCTGTTAGTCGTCATTATGTTGTTTGAGGCTTATCTAGAATAAGATAGTAGATGGGCGTTAGGGGTGACAAGTACAGTAATAAGTTTTAATCTGAAAGATATGCCtgagtaatttatttattttataatatatgagGCTGGTAATACTCTATAACTATGTTGGGCTCTAATTGGTTGGTGTGAAATTATATTCACATTGCTGCCCTTGCATTCTGTAATTTGTTcagaataatttaatatattcttGTTGATTTTCAATGATTCACTTGTTCTGACGATAATGTACAGCAATTGTTTGATATTCCTGAAGTTGTTCAAGGAGTGTATTTTTGGTTTGTTCTTGAAAATTCTTGTATTAGATGGCTATTATGAGCTCATTGTCAATTACTTTGATTAATCAAGAAAATTGAAATTTGTGTTTACTTGCATGCTACATAACAGTTTGGGCTGGTAAGTCATCTGATTCTTTTTCTTAGTAATTACTGTTTATAAAGGCGTTTTTGGTATGTAATTAAATGATTACCAGTTTGCTCGGTTCATTAGGATTGTTTAGCAGGTATATACTTGGTTGCTATAAGTTTTCCTTGGACTAGAATTTTGGGTAATGCGAAGCATTGCTAACAAATAGGTTTATGTGTTGTAGATACAATTGATAATGCACATTTAAAAGAAGAACAATTGAAACAAGATCAAACTAATTCAACCATATCCTTAATTGAACATTGCAACAAGATTATGCATGGACTGTATTGTCAACATTGATATTTTTGTGTGAATCTTGATTCAAAGCTTTTATGTACTTATTTGGGTTGCAGATAGAGTTCGAACCTGAATATCTGATGGAAGAGTTTGGGACTAACCCAGATATTGATGAGAAACCACCTATGTCTCTTAGAGATGCACTTGAGAAGGTGAAGCCTTTCCTCATGTCATATGAAGGAATTGAAAATCAAGAGGAGTGGGAGGTATATTCTATTTCTTTGGCCTTGACTCGTTGTTAACAGACTGTATTTCTTCTATATGATTGACATGGAGAACTAGAAATATTTCTTATTTACTGATATAGTAAgttttttaatcaaattctttTTGGAGGACATGCTGCTTTAAGTTAATCCTATAGTTGAAATTGGACTAGTTTATGTCCTTAATTTCTAAGCCAGTAAGTCACCGTAAGGAATTAAGGATGTCATGGTAAAAAAATTTTAGCACACAATTTTTCTTAAAGAAATTGGATGGTTAACCTGTGAAATCGACACAACTTTATCAATTCTGATAAACCTTGTATCTTTTTGTCAGCTGTCAAACATATTGCTTTGTTGTATAACGTGATGTTCTCAAAGAACTAATATCTCTCTGCTTCTGTTGGTTTTCCACATCAAAAGAATCACAGTGGAACTCCATATTGGAAGAAATATTCATTATGCTTAATGGAGAAAAAATCAGCACTTCATTTCTGAATGGAGGCATTCTTTTTGGACCTGTTGCATTTTCTGGACAAGGACACCGATAATTCTTTTTTCTTGATAGTCTCTTGTAGATGACTTCTTTGTGTGAATAGCTGTATACTATCTTTTCCACATTCTTAACATTTCAGGAAGCCATCAAGGAAACAATGGATAAGGTGCCTCTACTGCAAGAGATCATTGATTACTACAGCGGACCTGATAGAGTAACTGCAAAGAAACAGCAAGAGGAGTTAGAAAGAGTTGCAAAAACTATTCCCAAAAGTGTACCTGCTTCTGTGAAGCAGTTTGCAAATCGTGCAGTTCTTACTCTTCAGGTTACCATTTATTCTCAACTAATGTTACTTCCATGCACAATTGCATTTGTGGAACATGTTCTCCGGTGATGTACAATTGTGAGATAACAGGATTTGAACTTTAGCTTCCTTACATTCTTTTTGGACTTGCGTAATAGATTTGACACATTTGGAAAGAACTTGTCTGCCATAGGTATGAGATCCCTGCTCATCAAGAAGGCTAAAGACACTAGCAGGCACAAGCTTTATGGTTGAGTTTTGTTATTAGAAGTAACCCTAAAGGTGCTATTTGCATGAGGCATAAGAAGACAGGAACTATAGTAAAGTGgaagttttaattttgttttgtttgtcctttttatttttttgtataaaTTCTCTTTAATAAAGGTAGAAATGAGTCACCTTCCTGGCTTCCCCTGAGCCATGGGTGATGATTTTAGTTAGTTGGATTGAGCATAAGAGAAAGCACAATGTAGattgaaaattccagaatttagTATTTTAGCTGCTAGAACCATGTATGAATGAGTTAGTTGCATAACGCTTTCATGGATTTACTTTGCTGATATCTCTTGTAAAATGGAAGGGTTGGAATCACCTTTCTCATAGATTCTGATGCAGGGATGTTAGATTCTGCGCTATATCCAATATATCAATTTTGATACGTTAATAGTTCTATTTATGTATATTTTGACATGTTGGTATATTTGTATCATGTTTGTTCCCTTTTTTCGGTGTCATGCCGTGTTCCATGTTTGATCAATCATGACTGTCCAAAATTTCCGGATCTAACTTGGGCTTGTCTAATGCAGAGCAACCCTGGTTGGGGATTTGACAAAAAATGCCAGTTCATGGATAAGCTTGTATGTGAAGTCTCTCAACAATACAAATAAAGGTAGAAGGCTTTGGTTTATTTAGTGAAGATGATACGAAGTAATTATTGCCTCATGCCATTGGAATAAGTtgaccaaaatttttttttgaggGAGGAGGGGGTGGGGGATGTATGAACATAATTTTGGTGAAGAGAGATTTTGCTTATATATTTGATCCTGCTGGAAAATGAACTATTGTAATAGATTTATATGCTAGTTAAATTTTAAGCATTGGTCAATAAGCATTACTTTGGGAGCAAATTGCTGAAGTTTTTGTTGTGTTTAACTGGAAATTGCAATATTTGCTACTTGTGTTGTGATGAATTGCTGCTATTTCTGTCCTGATGTTGCTATGCTATATGATTGTTATTGACAGCCAACGTAATTTTAATCAGCCTTACCTGTTTAAGGCTTACGTTAAAATATCCCATAAGTCCCTGTACTCTTagagaatttaaaatttaattcctttagtttttagatttcaaaattcaagtttaACTGTTAATGGCATGTAAAATTTGATCAAAGTCGAAGTTACATGTAAACAATTGAATGAAATCAAAGTGTTTGTATCACATTACACATTATATCAAAATTTATGTGTAATTTTGGGACTTAGTCCCTTTTACAGATTATATTTTTTTTGGTACTAAACTATATAGTAAAATAGACATATATAGTAAAATAGAAGTAGAATAGAAAAATGacaactaaaatatgaaataagctTTGGTATTTGACAACTAAATTGGAATGGCCTAAATCATCTACAACCATCAACTTTCTTCTTTCCTCTGCTTCACAAAGTGCTTTCTGAAGTTCTTCTTCCACCCTCTTTTGCACCTCTATCTCCACCAGTTCCTGAGTTGACTCATCATCAACATCAACTCTTGTTCTTGTTATTCTTGTTTTTCTTGTTGATGATAATGTtcctcctttttttcttttctcctctacTCTTCTCTTCCATTCTTTGAGTTGCATCacctatattcatacatatgaTATACTTTTATGTTATACatttatgcatgtatatataccctaaactattaatattatttacggataaaaattttatttagttttgaACTTGACAAGTTTTCTTAACTTGATTTTGAACCTTTTTTTGTCTATATTAGTCTTTGAACTTGATAAGTTTTCTCAATTTTAGTCTTTATGATGATGTGAGAATATGAAATTGGGACACATCATCACCTAAACAACATGGCACAATATTAATGTGTCATGTTAGATCAAAACCGGAAAATATTGTCAAGTTCCAAAATTAATgtggataaaaaaaaattaaaaaattaaattgtaaaaagttgccacattaaaaaaattaaatgtcactttatctctattatttattatacatAAAGAGATTCCCTAAACCCTTAAccattaatataatatattacctGCTGTTTGGCTGCCAATGCTTCTTTGCAAGCTGCATGGTACATATCCATTGTTTGTTTCAGCTCTATCCTTAACCTTCTTGTTTCATCATTGTCTTCCGGCTAtttataaaaagaagaaaaacgaaCAATGTGAAGCTAGAATTGAACTTAGTTATCAAAATTCTCTTCAAAGAACATAAATAAATGTCTGAATATACGAGCATATATACATGTTGAGGGGCTGACTCCTTCTGAAAAAGATTTTTGAAGTGTCATTCTTCACGCAATCGACCAATCCTCTAATAATCGAAGGTATTGTCCTCTAGAGAATTCGTCTCGTATACTTTGTTGAGAGTTAGTGTGTTGTGAGTAGTTACTCTAAGTGACTGGTTCATAGAGCCAGGAGCAACTTGATTGTATGAGGGTGTACGACCACTCATCAAGGAGACATGAGCATCTCCTCCTTTGTGGGGCTTGAACCTCTAACCTATAGTATATAAGTCACTTGTTGGGAAATGTGGTACTATTGGTATATAGTCCTAGTGGTACCATGGTTGCAAGTAAGGGCCTTAAGCTTCAAGCCTGTGGTTCCACCTCCCCCTCCTCTCCTTCCCACAACGCATAAGTGAGCTCCATAATTATTACACGCCTTCTCTTAGCTCTTATACTAATCGGGGCTCTCATGGTACACTGGTTTTTGATTAAGTACAAGAGACAATCTGGACACAAAAATAATACCTTTGATTGATGGGGATTTGATCGATTACCTAGCGGACGACACTTCGAAGATATATATGACCCATTGTAAAAAGTTGATAAAGTGTTGAAGGCATTGAAACTAGAGTAGGACTTACTGCAGATTCCGGAGAAGATGGTGATTCATACTCCAACAAAGACGAATACTCAGAGAGAGTGGTGGGAATGGAATGATGCTTCTGGCCAGTCCGAAAAGCAGGCAGGTCCAGGGCGGGTGACGAGGTCACCGGCACCGCAAAAGACCGTCGGAAGGGGTCCATAACAGGGGGTGATCTCAAGGAAGTACCAAGGTTTTGATATAAAG contains:
- the LOC108465252 gene encoding cytochrome b-c1 complex subunit 7-2, mitochondrial; protein product: MSSFLQSLLDPKKSWLASLHMKALTTRLRKYGLRYDDLYDPYYDLDIKEALNRLPREIVDARNQRLKRAMDLSMKHEYLPEDLQKMQTPFRSYLQDMLALVKKERAEREALGALPLYQRTIP
- the LOC108465260 gene encoding uncharacterized protein LOC108465260 yields the protein MRGSIGRTFSNPTNHYLTSLTKRTSFLFQSSSPFSASSSSGDGRGRGRGREGVSPSGTFGGFTPALGKPDSEDTKRDSAESQAVGSGHGRGRGIPLSSEPIIPSFSSFVSQNGSGRGRVTNESVRPTPPPPPPPPLPPREAKQPIFVMKQDEIETDLSAKLPAESVQSSERTFSPRTPSVASLSGAGRGKPVKQPGPVLQTKEENRHIRLKQQQQQQQQQQPPSPRLSKEEAVKKAMGILSRKSESDEREDMGRSGGRGRGRGRGRGARMGRGRGRREREDTGEEEEADKELRDELYLGNNADGERLAETIGADSMNKLVEGFEEISSRVLPSPMDDAYLEALHTNFMIEFEPEYLMEEFGTNPDIDEKPPMSLRDALEKVKPFLMSYEGIENQEEWEEAIKETMDKVPLLQEIIDYYSGPDRVTAKKQQEELERVAKTIPKSVPASVKQFANRAVLTLQSNPGWGFDKKCQFMDKLVCEVSQQYK
- the LOC108465254 gene encoding U-box domain-containing protein 35 yields the protein MSQYVRGENPERKDRLVAVGVDKDKYSLQALHWAVDNFLTRGQTLRLVHVLQKPINPFQDESNVGGERQVDNQNLDLFLPLRSLCARKQIQCETVVLEDTDVAKALVGYVNQYGIETLFVGAVSKTGISRLFKGTDTPSSILKLAPDFCNVYVIAKRKVAAARLASRPAPGRAQSLNSEDDSIIENDGLFYDDEVSALDMNSSSGAGSDGLNSSLYQNLGTSLRSPPVMDPFRRSFAVPVTSSPALDLPAFRTGQKHHSIPTTLSEYSSLLEYESPSSPESAPEDNDETRRLRIELKQTMDMYHAACKEALAAKQQVMQLKEWKRRVEEKRKKGGTLSSTRKTRITRTRVDVDDESTQELVEIEVQKRVEEELQKALCEAEERRKLMVVDDLGHSNLVVKYQSLFHILVVIFLFYFYFTIYVYFTI